A stretch of DNA from Longimicrobiaceae bacterium:
CTGGATCGAGCGGCTGGCGCGCTTCGGCTATGCGGCGAAAGGGGTGGTGTACGCCGTGGTCGGGGGGATCGCGTTCGACGCGGCGATCGGGGCGGGGCGGGCCACCGGCTCGCGGGGTGCGCTGGAGAGCATGCTGGGGCAGCCCCTGGGACGCGTGATGCTGGGGCTGGTGGCGGTGGGGCTCGCAGGGTACGTGGTCTGGAAGGCGGTGCAGGCGATCATGGACCCGGAGCACCTGGGGACGGACGCCAAGGGGTGGTTCAAGCGCGCCGCCTTCGCGCTCACGGCGGTGATCTACGCCGGGCTCGCGCTCGCGGCGGCCCGGCTGGCGCTGTCCGGGAGCTCGGGCGGGGGGGGCGCCGGGGCGGAGGGCGACGGGAGCGGCCCGGACCGCTGGGTCACGATGGTCATGGACAAGCCGCTGGGGCGCTGGGCGATCGCCGCGGTGGGGGTGGGGATCATCGCCTACGGGATCTACAACCTGTACAAGGGCTACGCCGCCAAGCTGAGCGAGGAGCTGGACCTGTCCGACCTGGAGCCGGAAAACCGGCGGAGGGTGATCTGGACCGGGCGCTTCGGCATGGCGGCGCGCGGCGTGGTGTTCGGCATCGTGGGCTGGTTCCTCATCATGGCGGCGCTGCACTACGAGCCCACCGAGGCCATGGGGCTGGGCGGCGCGCTCCGCACCCTGGAGAACCAGCCGTACGGCCCCTGGCTCCTGGGCGCCGTGGCGCTGGGGCTGGTGGCCTACGGGCTCTTCTACCTGGTCAAGGCGCGCTACCGCCGCATCGACGCGCACACCTGACCCTGCGTTCGGCGGGGTGCACGCGCCGGGACCTCCCGACGCGTGCACCGCACTCCCGCACTTTCGCACTCCCTCACCCCCACCGCTCCACCGCCCACCGCGCCTCCTGCGTCGCCGCCCTGGCGAGCGCCCGCCCCACCATCGCCACCGGCGGGCCGGCGCTGAACGCCGCCGCGATGGCGTACAGGATCCGCGGGGAGAAGCGCGGCTCGTTTGCGATGGCGTAGATGGGCTCCCACCGCTGCGGGTCCAGCTTGGCCTTGAAGGCGTCGAGCCCCTCGAAGTTGTAGAAGCGGCGGCCGTGCGCGCGCACCCACCCCAGGAGAAGGCGAAGCCAGGGGGGAGTGCGGTGCGTGGGGCGGGGGCCGTGCCGGGAGAGCGGGGCGAGGCCCAGGGTGACGTAGCGGGCGCCGTCCGCCGCCAGGGCGTGCATGGCGGCGTCGATCATCCGCTCCGTGGTGCCGTTGGGCGCGCCCTGGCCGCGGACGAACTGCTCCACCAGCCAGCCTCGCCGCACCGGCACCGGCGAGGCCACCAGGAAGCCGACCGGCTCCCCCGCCCGCTCCGCCACGAACACCCGCCGGTCCCAGAGGCTTTCCAGCGTTTCCGACTCCACCAGGAAGTGCAGCGGCGGGAGGCCGCGCGTGGCGAGCCACTCCTCCAGCAGGCGGTGCAGTACGGGGCTCCCCGTGGCCCGCGCCGCGGCCCACTCGCGCACCTCGACGCCCTTGTTGCGCGCCCGGCTGACCTGCGCGCGGAGCGACGCGTGCCCAGCGATGATCCCCGGCCAGGCCGCCGGGTCCCACACCGGCTGCGCCCCCAGCCGCACCAGCGAGTGGGTGGGCGAATCCCCGAAGATCGTCTCCAGGCGCGC
This window harbors:
- a CDS encoding DUF1206 domain-containing protein encodes the protein MANIEVERAIFGRSRTAAGEAAPWIERLARFGYAAKGVVYAVVGGIAFDAAIGAGRATGSRGALESMLGQPLGRVMLGLVAVGLAGYVVWKAVQAIMDPEHLGTDAKGWFKRAAFALTAVIYAGLALAAARLALSGSSGGGGAGAEGDGSGPDRWVTMVMDKPLGRWAIAAVGVGIIAYGIYNLYKGYAAKLSEELDLSDLEPENRRRVIWTGRFGMAARGVVFGIVGWFLIMAALHYEPTEAMGLGGALRTLENQPYGPWLLGAVALGLVAYGLFYLVKARYRRIDAHT
- a CDS encoding DUF2156 domain-containing protein, whose translation is MTVTALPAPLPADLARARALVMEHGWNAAAYQILNPGIRLWFSAAGDAVAGYVRRDGVRVVAGAPVCAGGRLPGVAAELEREAERAGERVCYFGAGARLETIFGDSPTHSLVRLGAQPVWDPAAWPGIIAGHASLRAQVSRARNKGVEVREWAAARATGSPVLHRLLEEWLATRGLPPLHFLVESETLESLWDRRVFVAERAGEPVGFLVASPVPVRRGWLVEQFVRGQGAPNGTTERMIDAAMHALAADGARYVTLGLAPLSRHGPRPTHRTPPWLRLLLGWVRAHGRRFYNFEGLDAFKAKLDPQRWEPIYAIANEPRFSPRILYAIAAAFSAGPPVAMVGRALARAATQEARWAVERWG